In Ammospiza caudacuta isolate bAmmCau1 chromosome 30, bAmmCau1.pri, whole genome shotgun sequence, one DNA window encodes the following:
- the ZBTB7B gene encoding zinc finger and BTB domain-containing protein 7B, with protein MASPEDDLIGIPFPEHSSELLSCLNEQRQLGLLCDVTIKTQGLEYRTHRAVLAASSRYFKKLFAGPGPGQEVCELDFVGPEALGALLEFAYTATLTISSANMGEVLRAARLLEIPCVIAACVEILQGSGLEAPGPDDGDCERARRYLEAFSSLPEGEVPAPPPPRPTPRRSKKTRKFLQARGAQLNNHAAEEPPPAAEAEGSGSPPPPSQLPSPPLPEGLSLPYDSFELPEEEELPPHSFPFPIQPPLSPEEAPSDDDAIDPDLMAYLSSLHHESLAPGLDSPDKLVRKRRSQMPQECPVCHKVIHGAGKLPRHMRTHTGEKPFACQVCGVRFTRNDKLKIHMRKHTGERPYSCQHCSARFLHSYDLKNHMHLHTGARPYECYLCHKAFAKDDHLQRHLKGQNCLEVRTRRRRRDEPAPPPTGPAGLDLSNGRLEGLRLSIARYWAPGQPEEEEEEQEGEEGPQPDGTVPVETA; from the exons ATGGCCAGCCCAGAGGACGACCTCATCGGCATCCccttccctgagcacagcagcgagctgctgagctgcctgaACGAGCAgcggcagctggggctgctctgcgaTGTCACCATCAAGACGCAGGGGCTGGAGTACCGCACCCACCGTGCCGTCCTGGCTGCCTCCAGCCGCTATTTCAAGAAGCTCTttgccgggccggggccgggccagGAGGTCTGCGAGCTGGACTTTGTGGGGCCGGAGGCACTGGGAGCGCTGCTGGAGTTCGCGTACACGGCCACGCTGACCATCAGCAGCGCCAACATGGGCGAGGTGCTGCGCGCTGCCCGGCTGCTGGAGATCCCCTGTGTCATCGCTGCCTGCGTGGAGATCCTGCAGGGCAGCGGCCTGGAGGCGCCCGGCCCCGATGACGGCGACTGCGAACGCGCCCGCCGCTACCTGGAGGCTTTCTCCAGCCTCCCCGAGGGTGAGGTGcctgccccgccgcccccccgccCCACCCCGCGCCGCAGCAAGAAGACCCGCAAGTTCCTGCAAGCCCGCGGTGCCCAGCTCAACAACCACGCCGCCGAGGAGCCGCCGCCCGCAGCTGAGGCCGAAGGCTCCGGCAGCCCCCCGCCGCCCTCCCAGCTGCCCTCACCCCCTCTGCCCgaggggctctccctgccctacGACAGCTTTGAGCTGCCCGAGGAAGAGGAGCTGCCCCCAcactccttccccttccccatccAGCCCCCCTTGTCCCCTGAGGAGGCACCTTCTGACGACGATGCCATCGACCCCGACCTGATGGCGTACCTGAGCTCGCTGCACCACGAGTCGCTGGCGCCCGGGCTGGACAGCCCCGACAAGCTGGTGAGGAAGAGGCGCTCACAGATGCCCCAGGAGTGCCCCGTGTGCCACAAGGTCATCCACGGTGCTGGCAAGCTGCCCCGCCACATGCGCACGCACACGGGCGAGAAACCCTTCGCCTGCCAGGTCTGCGGGGTCCGGTTCACACG GAACGACAAACTGAAGATCCACATGCGGAAGCACACGGGTGAGCGGCCCTactcctgccagcactgcagcgCCCGCTTCCTGCACAGCTACGACCTGAAGAACCACATGCACCTGCACACGGGCGCCCGGCCCTACGAGTGCTACCTCTGCCACAAGGCCTTCGCCAAGGACGACCACCTCCAGCGGCACCTCAAGGGCCAGAACTGCCTGGAGGTGCGgacgcgccgccgccgccgcgacgagccggccccgccgcccacCGGGCCCGCAGGCCTCGACCTCTCCAACGGGCGCCTGGAGGGGCTGCGCCTCTCCATTGCCCGCTACTGGGCTCCAGGGCagcccgaggaggaggaggaggagcaggagggtgaggAAGGGCCGCAGCCGGACGGCACCGTGCCGGTGGAGACGGCGTAG